The nucleotide sequence GGTACTTCCGCCCCTCGATCCCGAGATGGCACAGCTGATTCAGAACGAACTCACAGCGCATGACGTCAAAATGCATCTGGGGACGGCGCTGGAAAAAGTGAACGTCGAAAATGATACCGCTGTTGGCGTCGAATTGGGGAATGGGACGACGATTGAGACCGATCTGATTATCCTCGGAATCGGTGTGGCCCCGGCAACGGGTCTGGCAAAAGAGGCCGGACTCGAAATCGGTAAGTTCGGCGGCATTTCCGTCAATGAATTTATGCAAACCTCTCAACCTGAGGTCTATGCTGTCGGTGACGCAGTTGAGTACATGCATGGGGTACTGATGCAACCTCTCCGCATTCCCCTGGCCGGACCCGCGAACCGCGCCGGTCGGATCGCAGGTCAGCACGCAGCGACCGGCTCTGCCGACCCCATGATGTCTCCTGTTGGCACCGCGATTGTCCGCGTATTCGGATTAACTGCCGCCATGACCGGATTGAACAAGAAGTTCGCAGAAAAAGCTGCTCGCGCGAATCGTTCAGTGATCGTTGTTCCCAAACATCACGCGGGCTATTATCCCGGCGCAGAATCACTGTTCCTCAAACTGACTTATGATCCGGAAACCGAACGGGTTCTGGGCGCCCAGGCCGTCGGAAAAGCAGGCGTCGATAAACGCATCGATGTGATCGCGACCGCTTTGAAATTTCGGGCGTCGATCCGCGATCTGGCGGGACTCGATCTCGCGTATGCACCTCCGTTCGGTTCTGCTAAAGATCCCGTACACATCGCCGCCTTCGTAGCCGGCAACGATCTGGACGGATTTGCCTCCATCGTGGAAGTCGACGCTGAGCTCGATGAGTATCAGATTCTCGATGTCAGAACAGATAAGGAAGTGGAAAACTTCTCGTTCCCCAATATCATTCATATCCCCGTCGATGAACTTCGCCAGCGACTCTCAGAACTCGATCCCCAAAAACCGATCGTCACGGTCTGCCACACGGCGCTCCGGGCATACATTGCCACCCGCATCCTCAAACAGTCGGGTTTCAAAGATGTCCGCAACCTCACCGGCGGCATGCTCATGCAACGCTACGCCCGACCGGAACGGTTTGAATAACCAGGCCAGTTACTCATCCAGCGCTTTCAAAACTTCTTTTGCATCGGCCCGGCCTCTATGCGTCATGCTGATCTTGGCATACTTGATTTTGTCATCCGTGCCAATCACGAAAGTCGAGGGGTACGCGGTTTCCCGTTTGGCATCCCAGCGCAGATGATAGGCGTTTGTAAATTTGTAATCCGGATCGACCAGGAAATAAAAGTTTTCAGGCAGACTTTGATCGCGAATGAATTCGTCAGCCCGTTTTTCCAGATCTTTCGCGGCACCAGGGTACACCATCACCACACTGGCTTTCGCTTTCTTAAATTTAGCAGCGTTTGCAATAAACTGGCCTACCTGTCGCGTGCAGACTGGACACTGGTATTCCGGGTAACCCCGCAGCACCAGTAGCACAACCGGCCCTTTTTTCAGTTGTTCGGACAAAGAAACGTTCTCTCCTTTGGGAGTCGCCAGCTGAAAATCCTTCGCCGTATCCCCGACTGCAGGCAGATCAGTTTCCTTTGTCGCAGGATCAGCGGCACACAGATTGCCACCCTGGACCAAAAACAGCGTCAAGATGCTAACGGTAAGCGAGCGGGCAAGTTCAAGTGAGTACATACTGATCGGCTCCTGAAGAAAAAGGGACAGAGAGACATTTTATGACAGGGTGATCTGCAGCCATGGTGAGAGGCTCTACTATTATCATAGCCATTTCCCCCGATCAGACATGTGAAATTCTCATGTAAAATCTGAAACTGCGAATTCAGTTCTGTCCCGGCTCTGTGTTACGGGTTGGACTGTAATACGCTAACCAAGCGCTCGACTTCCCGGTCAAATACGGCAGGATCACTATCGTTTCCCTGAAAATCACCGGCGACTCGATTACACAGCGTCTCTTTCTGCTGATGTTCCCAGCCTTCAAACAGATGCTGATCCAGATTCAAAGGCAGTAGCGAATGAATCACGTTGGTATCCCGTTTAAATTCGCGGTCTTCGTTATCAAACGCGCGTTCAATTTCCAGGTTCACCCAGTCGCTCTGCAGGGAATACCGGGAAGTACACAGCAGGACTTTATCCAGGATCTTCATTCCCCGTTGGATGGATGTTCCCGTAGCATGCAGAGTCTGTTTTTCATCCAGCCAGCAGCGTATGCCCCGCGCTTGCAGTGCAGAGTAGAGCCGTTCCGCGAAGGCAGCATCTTCCGGGCTGTAACAGATAAAACACGAAAAGAAATCCAGAGCCGTCTGTTCGAAGTGTCCGGCGATATACTCAATCAACTCGTTCGAGAGTCCGCAGCCTTGCAGGAACTCTGCCGGTATATGTCCTTTGGAACTCATCAGCGTATCCATACCCAGTGTACTCGGTCCTGAGTGGATAACCATTTCCAGGTTCACCGCGCGGGAGAGATCAACGTTGACCCACAGGGTATTTTGAGAGCGTGCCCCGTTAAAATCCACTTCGCGTAGATTGGAACCGTGAAAATTAACCCAGCTCAAATCCGCATTACACAAATCCGCAAAGCACAGGTCGGCTTTTTCCAGGTTGGCTCCAGCCAGGTTCGCTCCTACCAGGTCCGCACCACTCAGATCCGCTCCGATCAGAATCGCACCGCTGAGATCGGCACCCACCAGATTTGTTTCCGTCAGGTCAGCACCGCTGAGGTCGGCACCACTCAAATCGGGTCTGATGTCCGGATTCTCAGTCCGCCAGCGGTCAATGGAAACGGCGCCGGTTCGAAACACATCTACATATTCAGAATTCGCCACAACCACTCCTCAGGACCAAGTGCAATAAAACCGGGTCCCATTCTGACAACGACACCAGCGAACTGCAATTCACTACACAACGGTTCTGTAAAAGCAGCCAACTCTTAACAGAAATCAGCGAGAGCAAAGTGATTCATCAACAACCTCGAATATGAGGCGGAATGTTTCAGTGATAACCGGAATTCGATAGAGAAATCAGTTGATTCCCCTTTATCGTGCTAAATCAGTCCCAACCTTCCAGTACAATTTTGCCGATGGTACGCCCTGCTTCCAGAGTCTTATGGGCTTCGCGAAGATTCGCTGCGTTGATGGGGGAGAGAACCTGGTTGGCGGTACAGGAAATTTTACCAGCGTCAATCCATTCCGCGACCCGGTTCAACAGGTGATGCTGCTCA is from Gimesia maris and encodes:
- a CDS encoding FAD-dependent oxidoreductase, which codes for MSGTESVKIVIVGGVAGGASAATRARRCNENAEIVLFEKDEYVSFANCGLPYYIGGEITERSKLLVATPELFQNRFNIDVRAKHLVQSIDVENKTVSVLNQATGEAFTETWDRLILSPGAAPIVPPLPGIDAQNVFTLRNLNDTDAIKEYIEQHHCQRAVVVGAGFIGLEMVEQLHHLKMQTDLVELQAQVLPPLDPEMAQLIQNELTAHDVKMHLGTALEKVNVENDTAVGVELGNGTTIETDLIILGIGVAPATGLAKEAGLEIGKFGGISVNEFMQTSQPEVYAVGDAVEYMHGVLMQPLRIPLAGPANRAGRIAGQHAATGSADPMMSPVGTAIVRVFGLTAAMTGLNKKFAEKAARANRSVIVVPKHHAGYYPGAESLFLKLTYDPETERVLGAQAVGKAGVDKRIDVIATALKFRASIRDLAGLDLAYAPPFGSAKDPVHIAAFVAGNDLDGFASIVEVDAELDEYQILDVRTDKEVENFSFPNIIHIPVDELRQRLSELDPQKPIVTVCHTALRAYIATRILKQSGFKDVRNLTGGMLMQRYARPERFE
- a CDS encoding redoxin domain-containing protein translates to MYSLELARSLTVSILTLFLVQGGNLCAADPATKETDLPAVGDTAKDFQLATPKGENVSLSEQLKKGPVVLLVLRGYPEYQCPVCTRQVGQFIANAAKFKKAKASVVMVYPGAAKDLEKRADEFIRDQSLPENFYFLVDPDYKFTNAYHLRWDAKRETAYPSTFVIGTDDKIKYAKISMTHRGRADAKEVLKALDE
- a CDS encoding toll/interleukin-1 receptor domain-containing protein, encoding MANSEYVDVFRTGAVSIDRWRTENPDIRPDLSGADLSGADLTETNLVGADLSGAILIGADLSGADLVGANLAGANLEKADLCFADLCNADLSWVNFHGSNLREVDFNGARSQNTLWVNVDLSRAVNLEMVIHSGPSTLGMDTLMSSKGHIPAEFLQGCGLSNELIEYIAGHFEQTALDFFSCFICYSPEDAAFAERLYSALQARGIRCWLDEKQTLHATGTSIQRGMKILDKVLLCTSRYSLQSDWVNLEIERAFDNEDREFKRDTNVIHSLLPLNLDQHLFEGWEHQQKETLCNRVAGDFQGNDSDPAVFDREVERLVSVLQSNP